One Lacipirellulaceae bacterium DNA window includes the following coding sequences:
- a CDS encoding DUF1080 domain-containing protein: MFFRASFVSLFFAASLSCLTEAKETADWAASVKLPAGEEAISLFNGKNLDGWEGNFELFSVNDGAIRAHNPPGVVVPMSTYLFTKDSFRNFRLLLEVKQSVGKDFHIMHSAVAALGKRISTPRNKFGFHGPLLMFCQDWGIYDAGGRGRIAPPGQKDPIHVAPYEKLGEWNQLEMLVNGNRIRIVSNGQLVCDYTEEPSRLRICPLGLQLHNNKVQQEFHFRGLIAVRSPADELVTLKE, translated from the coding sequence ATGTTCTTTCGCGCGTCGTTCGTTTCTTTATTTTTTGCGGCATCCCTCAGTTGCCTGACCGAAGCGAAGGAGACCGCCGACTGGGCAGCGTCGGTGAAACTTCCCGCGGGCGAAGAAGCGATCTCGTTGTTTAACGGCAAGAATCTTGACGGGTGGGAGGGGAACTTCGAGCTGTTTTCCGTTAACGACGGTGCGATCAGGGCGCACAATCCGCCAGGAGTTGTTGTGCCGATGAGTACCTACTTGTTTACGAAAGATTCATTTCGCAACTTCCGACTTCTGCTCGAAGTTAAGCAATCGGTGGGTAAGGATTTCCACATCATGCACTCAGCAGTCGCGGCACTTGGAAAGAGGATATCGACACCGCGAAATAAGTTTGGCTTTCACGGGCCTCTGCTGATGTTCTGCCAAGATTGGGGAATCTACGATGCAGGCGGACGAGGACGCATTGCCCCACCAGGACAGAAGGACCCGATTCATGTAGCTCCTTATGAGAAGCTCGGCGAGTGGAACCAGCTGGAAATGTTGGTCAATGGAAATCGCATTCGCATCGTCAGCAACGGACAACTGGTCTGCGACTACACCGAAGAGCCCAGCCGCCTGAGAATCTGCCCCCTGGGCCTCCAGTTGCACAACAACAAGGTCCAGCAAGAGTTCCACTTCCGCGGGCTGATCGCTGTGCGGAGTCCTGCGGATGAGTTGGTGACGCTCAAAGAGTAG
- a CDS encoding aldehyde dehydrogenase family protein has translation MNVTSKLLPDLIADAAPGCVIGGRATAGSGELLHPNSPIDGKPTLPVSSSSSDQLDSAIAAAQESFRVWRSVPAPRRGELVRQVGDLVRQHKTELAELVCLEAGKIMPEAEGEIQEWVDVCEFAVGLSRQLYGNTIASERPEHHLIEQYQPLGPIGVISAFNFPAAVWAWNTMIALVCGDTVVWKPSEQTPLTALACHEMVRRVAENFDGAPDALSSVVIGDAEIGKALAADSRLPLISATGSTRMGRTVAEVVGARLGRSLLELGGNNAMIVAPSADLELAVRAIVFAAVGTCGQRCTSLRRLIVHRDLVDKLSDRLQSAYASLPIGDPRDEGTLVGPLVSAAALEKMQASIEAAKGQGGKLICGGEPRTEGVPAGGTYVEPALMLMPKQTEIMLEETFAPLTYLIDYDSLDEAIEMHNAVPQGLSSSIFTGDVREAHRFISATGSDCGLVGVNIGTSGAEIGGAFGGEKDTGGGRESGSDSWKQYMRRSTATINYGSALPLAQGIEFGND, from the coding sequence TGCCGCTCCAGGTTGCGTGATCGGCGGCAGGGCGACTGCGGGCTCAGGGGAGTTGCTACATCCCAACTCTCCGATTGACGGTAAACCGACCTTGCCCGTTTCGAGCAGTTCCTCCGATCAGCTCGATAGCGCTATTGCCGCGGCCCAAGAGTCGTTCCGCGTTTGGCGAAGCGTCCCGGCTCCGCGACGCGGTGAGCTAGTTCGTCAGGTTGGCGACTTGGTTCGTCAACACAAAACCGAACTCGCTGAGTTGGTTTGCCTGGAGGCAGGCAAGATCATGCCGGAGGCTGAGGGCGAAATCCAGGAGTGGGTCGATGTTTGCGAATTTGCCGTGGGACTCTCTCGCCAACTCTACGGCAACACGATTGCCAGTGAACGGCCCGAGCATCACCTCATCGAACAGTACCAACCGTTGGGCCCGATCGGTGTAATTTCTGCGTTCAACTTTCCGGCTGCCGTCTGGGCGTGGAACACGATGATCGCGCTCGTCTGCGGCGACACCGTGGTTTGGAAACCTTCGGAACAGACGCCGCTCACCGCACTGGCTTGCCATGAAATGGTCCGACGTGTGGCAGAGAACTTTGACGGGGCACCCGATGCACTTTCAAGCGTCGTCATCGGCGATGCGGAAATTGGCAAAGCACTGGCTGCTGATTCGAGGCTTCCGCTGATCTCCGCAACTGGCTCCACACGGATGGGCCGTACCGTGGCGGAGGTCGTCGGCGCGCGGCTTGGCCGCAGCCTCTTAGAATTGGGCGGCAACAATGCGATGATCGTTGCCCCGTCGGCGGATTTGGAACTGGCGGTCCGCGCGATCGTGTTTGCCGCAGTCGGAACGTGCGGGCAGCGTTGTACGAGTCTGCGGCGGCTGATCGTCCATCGCGATCTAGTCGACAAGCTCAGCGATCGCTTGCAGTCCGCCTACGCGTCGCTCCCCATTGGAGACCCACGTGACGAGGGAACGCTCGTCGGGCCACTGGTCAGTGCGGCAGCGCTCGAAAAAATGCAGGCGAGCATCGAAGCTGCGAAAGGGCAGGGTGGCAAGCTGATCTGCGGAGGTGAACCGCGTACCGAGGGCGTTCCCGCAGGCGGAACTTACGTCGAGCCGGCTCTGATGCTGATGCCCAAGCAAACCGAAATCATGCTCGAGGAAACCTTCGCTCCTCTGACTTACTTGATTGACTACGATTCACTCGATGAAGCAATCGAAATGCACAACGCGGTGCCACAGGGACTTTCCTCCTCAATCTTCACCGGAGACGTGCGCGAAGCACACCGCTTCATCAGTGCCACAGGCAGCGACTGCGGTCTGGTCGGTGTGAACATCGGCACGAGCGGTGCCGAAATTGGCGGTGCGTTCGGCGGCGAGAAAGACACCGGCGGCGGCCGTGAGAGCGGTTCCGACTCCTGGAAGCAGTACATGCGACGGTCAACGGCGACGATCAACTACGGCTCGGCCTTGCCGCTTGCTCAGGGGATTGAGTTCGGCAATGATTAG